In Horticoccus luteus, the following proteins share a genomic window:
- the rpsT gene encoding 30S ribosomal protein S20, with protein MANTKSAIKAARKTVRLTTRNQAAQTRLKTMHKKFTQAVAANDAAAAKTAGAAYASAIDRAAKKGIVHKNAANHVKSHVSKYVLAKA; from the coding sequence ATGGCCAACACGAAATCTGCCATCAAAGCCGCCCGTAAGACGGTCCGCCTCACCACTCGCAACCAAGCTGCCCAAACGCGCTTGAAGACGATGCACAAGAAGTTCACGCAGGCGGTCGCGGCCAACGACGCGGCGGCGGCGAAGACGGCGGGAGCGGCTTACGCGTCGGCGATCGACCGCGCGGCCAAGAAGGGGATCGTGCACAAGAACGCGGCCAATCACGTGAAGAGCCACGTTTCGAAATACGTTTTGGCGAAAGCCTGA